The genomic DNA CTGATACGAATGTTAGGTACTCAAACCCAAGAGAAGAGCCCAACCCAAAAGACTAGCCTGATAGGTGGGAGGACCCAAGGACTTAAGTACCACTACACCATTTTTGGTGTAGCCGATGTGGGATCATAACAATTTAGATCATGATAGCATGTATTGCTCTTCCTCTCTGACTCGTAACTTTTCGGATACAGATAGGTACTGGATCAGATTGATTTTCAAATTGTAACCGTAATCCTATTGTTTTCTTGCGTTTTCTCAGCATCCAAACAATCAATGTTTCCATTATGTGCGTGCAGATTCTGGGCAACCAATCGATTGAAGGTTTTGATTCGAAATCAATTGAgggattgagattgagattagCATTGAGAAATTAGGTGCgtagggatttggatcctctcttgagAAGATGGTCCGAATCCCTCTAACCAGATAACAAAggtcgttggattttgatccaacggctacaaacagggagtccctttaaaagttataataattgtagttgttgaattttgatccaacggtccatgTTATATGGTCAGGAGGATTCGGACCCcctgctcaggagaggatccaaatccaggTACATAGGAGACAAACAGCCGAGGtaggaggaaaagaaagagTTAACTTGTGGGTAACTAAGtcctttcatttcaattttggttaatttgatAACAAATGGAAAACATAGGCTATATTTCATTATGTGGTTCTCAAAATGGTTATGTTTCCATATTTACGATAGAAAAATCACGAGCTGGTGGTTCAATGTAAATGACGAAGTACGAGacttctttaaaattaaaaattggagGTCTCAGGTTTGAAACGCTCTGCTGATAtggaagccagacttgtggTCAGGAAGAGTCTGAAATAATGTTTCGGTAACTCTTTCTATCTCTTGAAAGTGATGGATAATGGTGGTTTGCACCAATAGTCtactttaaaaacaaaaaaacaaaaaaaaattccgaTAGGCCAGCCAGGGTTTAGGTTTATGGGCAACTACTACTTGAACCCTAAACCCTGTCATTGAACATCAAATCAGTGACGTCAGCCTGTTCGACCGTCGTTCTGGGGCTGTGGCGTGAAGCAAAGGCCGGCAGATAAGTCGACGAACCAACCATGGAACTTTGCTTGGGAGATGGCGGGGTAGATAGCAACGCCCTCGTATTGCCAGCCAAGAGAGGGAACAAAAGGAAGGTCACCAATCAGGTGAAAAACTGAAACTAATTTACTGATATCACtgccttctttcttttctgtcAATGAATTCCAATTAATTTGTTCCTGAATCTAATTTGATTTCACCCTAGGAGTGTGGAAAACCCACTAAAAGAAGAAAAGCGCCAACGGTTAGCAAATCCCAGCGGAGGAGGCTCAAGAAGTTGGAGGTTCGTTGGTTTATCTGTCTGCGTTTTCGATTTGTTTTGATCTTTGTTTCGTTCTTCGCTTAATTTGATTTTACCGTAGGGGAGTGGAAAACCCAATAAATCAAAAGCACCAATGGTTAGCAAATCCCAGCAGAGGAAGCTGAAGAAGTTGGAGGTGTGTTGGTGTATGTACCTGTACATTTTCGTTTTGTTTCATTTCGGTTCTCTCTTAAGTTGATTTGGATTTGGAATGGTTTGCTGTGTTTTAATTCTTCAGGATGAGAAGGAAAAAGCCCTTTCAATCTCCAAAAGCATTGAGGCCTTAGAGTACGCCTACATATACCTTCCTTGCTCCCTCCCCTCTTCTTGTTTGATATACAGATGGGGTTtgatgaaattaattttgtgttgtttaCGTTTATCAGGAAATATGAGCTTCCAGAGGCTGCATATTCTCTTCTGCAGTCTTCAAAGAACATTGGCAAGGTTTGTATTTGCcagtttaatcaaattttgatgCATTTCTTTATTCATAATAGGAGTTTCATTCTGTTTAATTACTATGTTTTTAGGTTGAGTCTAAAAAGGAGAAACGTCAGAAGGCCGTACTATTTTCCAAAGCTGGCTTTGAAGCTTTCATGACTGACCCCCAACCATTTAACAAGGTAGATAGAGACCATACTTGTAGTGAAAGTGAACCTGAGGTAGAAAAAACTCAATCAAGGCGGGATATTGCCAAGAATGACCTGGTGCAGTCAAAGTTATTACAAAAAGAAATCCAAAAGAAGACATCTTTTTCATTGGACTCATCTCAGGGTCAAGTTTGTGGCAGAGGGCAAGGCGTCAATGGCGGAACTGCTGCTGCCTCGTCAGTTATTACAAATGCTATTAACAACAAACTTGAAATGTCTTTGCAACAAGATACAAACGTTTCTCCCACTTCATGTGTGAATGGTGATAATGAAATATCAAAGACAGTATGTTTCTCTTCATCACATTATGAGTTCTTCAAAGTATCTTTTCTTCATGTTATTCATTTTGCTAACTGATTACATCAAATCCCATTATTGGTTGATGCATCTTAAAAAGGAAATTTTTGTTGCTCTTTGGGCATATATTCTATTGTAGCGATACTCCCTCCTTCTCAGTTGAGAATAACAACAGGAACAAACAAATAATGGCCTATGATCAATCCGATATCACATTGGATTTTGGATAAGTAGTAAGGGTAACAAACTAACAATGTGCAAGACACAATCAACATGCTATACTTTACTGTGTAACAGTAGTTAGAACTGTGGTATTACAATTTTTTGTATATCTGGCTGACATTCATTTATATATGACTGCTACCAACTAACTGTACCTGGGGATGGATTTGCATAGGACCACATAAAAGAGACACCAAAAGCAAATGTCAGCAGGGTGAGTAAATCATCAATTTCTCCTGCACCGAGGCCTCTAATTTCCCCAACCATAGTGCACGTATCAAGACCTGAGGAAGTTGAAAACACAAGGAAGGATCTCCCTATAATAATGATGGAGCAGGAGGTAATGGAGGCTGTTAATGACCATTCCACTGTTATTATATGCGGAGAGACTGGTTGTGGTAAAACCACCCAAGTTCCTCAGGTAGGTTTATTTctatattattgtttttatatttatcttTACTGTGTATGCTTGATCTTGATTTCCTTTACTCTCCTAATTCCTACATTTTGGTTCACATATTGCAGTTTCTTTTTGAAGCTGGCTTTGGTTCTAGTTCCTCTTCTGTACGAAGTGGTATAATTGGTGTTACTCAACCTCGCCGTGTTGCAGTCCTTGCTACTGCTAAGCGTGTGGCATATGAGCTTGGTCTTCATTTAGGTAAAGAGGTTGGGTTTCAAGTTAGGTATGACAAAAGGATTGGTGAAAGTTGCTCCATCAAATTCATGACAGATGGAATATTACTACGAGAACTTCAGGTTCAATAGCCAAGCAGTTTTTTCTATGCATATCATGATATAAATAACTGTGCATCAAACAATTACCTTTTCGCTACTTGTCCTCTGTGTGTGTGCGCATGTACGTGTGTGATCAGAATTTTTAGGCCAAACTATTTGCACATAATGTTACATCTGTATAGGTTTAGTTTTGAGGGGAACATGATAAACAGATGGTTTTAGATAATGGAATTAGACCAACAATATCATTCCTTTTTTTGCTTGAAAGTAACACCCCCTTCTTCTCGCTCACATTCCTTGCTtgtttctctcatcttatcaaAAAGCCAACAAAGGATAAGAATGAAGCCATTAATGTCAAGTTGCAGTATTAtgatatatatgcatgtatatatttatatacatactATTGAACCATGAGGATGGAATTACTAgatcattaaatattatttgcaCAATATACTTTAGCATGAAGACGTTCAAATGGGCCACTTTTATTCAGTCCTGAACTGAACATATAATGGTTTTGGTTTTCCCCCTTTCTCAATTGTACGAGGATTGATCGTTACTTCTTGGGATCAatttccatctttttttttgctGTCACGTTTATGCAATATATGTTCAGCGTAGTTAAagcaagctcttttttttttttggtacagaATGACTTTTTGTTGAAGCGATACTCTGTCATAATTCTTGATGAGGCTCATGAGCGGAGCTTGAACACCGACATACTTATTGGAATGCTTTCACGTGTAATTCGTACTCGCGAGGTGAAACTCAATAATGTTTATTGCCAAGAATTTTGTTAGTCAAGGCTTTTGACCCTTTTATTGTACTGATTTGCATCTGGTGGCAGGAAAGATATGCAGAGCAGCAAAAAGAAATGCTTTCAGGAAGAACTATAAGTCCTGATCAAAGGATTTTTCCTTTGAAGCTTGTTCTGATGAGTGCCACCTTGCGAGTGGAAGACTTCATTTCTGGTAAAAAGCTTTTTCATGATCCCCCACCAGTTATAGAAGTTCCCACCAGACAGTTTCCTGTATCCATTCACTTCTCAAAGAGAACTAAGGAAAAGGATTATATTGAGCAAGCATATAAAAAAGTCTTGGCAATTCACAAGAGGCTGCCACATGGGGGAATACTTGTGTTTGTCACTGGGCAGAGGGAAGTAGAGTACTTGTGCCAAAAACTGCGTAGAGCTTCAAAGGCACAGATTATAAAAACATCTAAAGGAGATAAGAGGAGTGATGCCAGTGAAGTTTCTGAAATAAATTCTGCTGAGGAAATAGACATGAAGGAGATTAATGAAGCGTTTGAGGTTCATGGAAGTTCAGAGGGCCATCAGACTGATAGATTTAGCTCTATTGATGAAGATCAATATGATGTAGATGAGGATGAGTTGGATGCCTCATATGATTCAGAAACAGGGAGTGAACTGGAAAGTTTTGGCGAGGATGGGGATTCATTGTTCCATGATATCCCTGAAAATGATAGTAATGTTGCTAAAGTTTTAGGAGAGGAGCGGGGAATTGC from Pyrus communis chromosome 17, drPyrComm1.1, whole genome shotgun sequence includes the following:
- the LOC137723438 gene encoding ATP-dependent RNA helicase DEAH13-like, which encodes MELCLGDGGVDSNALVLPAKRGNKRKVTNQECGKPTKRRKAPTVSKSQRRRLKKLEGSGKPNKSKAPMVSKSQQRKLKKLEDEKEKALSISKSIEALEKYELPEAAYSLLQSSKNIGKVESKKEKRQKAVLFSKAGFEAFMTDPQPFNKVDRDHTCSESEPEVEKTQSRRDIAKNDLVQSKLLQKEIQKKTSFSLDSSQGQVCGRGQGVNGGTAAASSVITNAINNKLEMSLQQDTNVSPTSCVNGDNEISKTDHIKETPKANVSRVSKSSISPAPRPLISPTIVHVSRPEEVENTRKDLPIIMMEQEVMEAVNDHSTVIICGETGCGKTTQVPQFLFEAGFGSSSSSVRSGIIGVTQPRRVAVLATAKRVAYELGLHLGKEVGFQVRYDKRIGESCSIKFMTDGILLRELQNDFLLKRYSVIILDEAHERSLNTDILIGMLSRVIRTREERYAEQQKEMLSGRTISPDQRIFPLKLVLMSATLRVEDFISGKKLFHDPPPVIEVPTRQFPVSIHFSKRTKEKDYIEQAYKKVLAIHKRLPHGGILVFVTGQREVEYLCQKLRRASKAQIIKTSKGDKRSDASEVSEINSAEEIDMKEINEAFEVHGSSEGHQTDRFSSIDEDQYDVDEDELDASYDSETGSELESFGEDGDSLFHDIPENDSNVAKVLGEERGIASLKAAFEALAGKTSLNSNSDVKEPISDTVDSCNPSMGKKCGFENNDYPGGLHVLPLYAMLPAAAQLRVFEEVKEGERLVVVATNVAETSLTIPGIKYVVDTGKEKVKNYNSSSGMETYEVQWISKASAAQRAGRAGRTGPGHCYRLYSSAAYSNIFPDFSLAEISKVPVDGVVLLMKSMNIDKVSNFPFPTPPDGAALDEAERCLKILQALDKGGRLTPLGRAMAHYPMSPRHARMLLTVIQVLSKKKSSGANLVLAYAVAAAAALSLSNPFVRQFEDSHKESHELNMDGNIKVIDKLEKLGRKKLKETVKMFREKFSNPSSDALSVAFALQCYELAESPVEFCNANGLHPKTMEEMSKLRKQLLQLVFNQSGVSGGENDFSCTFGSREDVEHVWRVSHGKIPLSLYEEELLRQAICAGWADRVAKRIRGSSGSSEGDRKVHAVRYQACMLKERVFLHRWSSVSNSAPEFLVYSELIQTRRPYMHGVTSVKTEWLVEYARSLCTFSAPRTDTKPYYEPLNDRVLHYVIPAFGPHLWELPLHTDPIEDYKDRVSVFAYGLLNGQVLPCLRCVLESMAAPPATVLRPEAAGQARVGNLLAKLRMKKIDSCAMLRKVWKENPSELKTEMLDWFQESFRRKNFETLWSQMHIEVLLEPEERFPKTWRKAKVKK